One segment of Strix aluco isolate bStrAlu1 chromosome 4, bStrAlu1.hap1, whole genome shotgun sequence DNA contains the following:
- the COPS4 gene encoding COP9 signalosome complex subunit 4 — MAAAVRQDLAQLMNSSGSHKDLAGKYRQILEKAIQLSGVEQLEALKAFVEAMVNENVSLVISRQLLTDFCTHLPSLPDSTAKEIYHFTLEKIQPRVISFEEQVASIRQHLASIYEKEEDWRNAAQVLVGIPLETGQKQYNVDYKLETYLKIARLYLEDDDPVQAEAYINRASLLQNESTNEQLQIHYKVCYARVLDYRRKFIEAAQRYNELSYKSIVHETERLEALKHALHCTILASAGQQRSRMLATLFKDERCQQLAAYGILEKMYLDRIIRGNQLQEFAAMLMPHQKATTADGSSILDRAVIEHNLLSASKLYNNITFEELGALLEIPAAKAEKIASQMITEGRMNGFIDQIDGIVHFETREALPTWDKQIQSLCFQVNNLLEKISQTAPEWTAQAMEAQMAQ; from the exons ATGGCGGCCGCGGTGAGGCAGGACCTGGCGCAGCTGATGAACTCCAGCGGCTCTCACAAGGACCTGGCGGGCAA ATATCGTCAAATATTGGAAAAAGCCATTCAGCTGTCGGGTGTAGAACAACTTGAAGCTTTGAAAGCTTTTGTAGAAGCAA TGGTGAACGAGAATGTCAGTCTAGTGATCTCACGTCAGCTACTGACAGATTTCTGTACCCATCTTCCAAGTCTTCCTGACAGCACAGCCAAAGAAATTTACCACTTCACCTTGGAAAAGATACAACCTAGAGTTATTTCATTTGAAGAGCAG GTTGCTTCAATAAGGCAACATCTTGCATCAATCTATGAGAAAGAAGAAGACTGGAGAAATGCAGCACAAGTACTGGTGGGGATCCCTTTGGAAACGGGGCAAAA GCAATACAATGTAGATTATAAACTGGAGACCTACCTGAAAATTGCCAGGCTGTATCTGGAGGATGATGACCCAGTTCAAGCAGAAGCTTATATTAATCGAGCTTCCCTGCTTCAGAATGAATCAACTAATGAACAGCTGCAAATCCATTACAAG GTTTGCTATGCTCGAGTTCTTGATTACAGAAGAAAGTTCATTGAGGCTGCCCAAAGATACAACGAGCTCTCCTATAAGAGCATAGTCCATGAAACTGAGCGATTGGAGGCGCTGAAGCATGCTTTGCATTGTACTATTTTGGCATCAGCAG GGCAACAGCGTTCTCGCATGCTTGCTACACTCTTCAAAGATGAGAGATGCCAGCAGCTTGCAGCCTATGGGATCTTGGAGAAAATGTATCTCGACAGAATTATCCGTGGAAATCAACTGCAAGAGTTTGCAGCTATGCTGATGCCTCACCAGAAAGCAACTACAGCCGACG GTTCAAGTATCCTGGACAGAGCTGTTATTGAACACAACTTACTATCTGCAAGCAAACTTTACAACAACATTACTTTTGAAGAGCTTGGAGCGTTACTAGAGATCCCTGCAGCTAAG GCAGAAAAGATAGCTTCTCAGATGATAACTGAGGGTCGCATGAATGGATTCATTGATCAGATTGACGGAATTGTTCATTTTGAGA CTCGTGAAGCTTTGCCAACTTGGGACAAGCAGATTCAGTCGCTGTGTTTCCAGGTTAACAACCTGCTGGAGAAGATAAGTCAGACAGCCCCAGAATGGACAGCGCAGGCCATGGAGGCCCAGATGGCTCAGTGA